In Microplitis demolitor isolate Queensland-Clemson2020A chromosome 10, iyMicDemo2.1a, whole genome shotgun sequence, the sequence TTCTGATTTAAAGTCTTATTAAATTGGAGTAAGTTCCAACGCCTTATATTTTTCTGTGATAcgcatattatttttatggaagTACAATGATTGTTTTTTGCGGATAGAGAATTTAGTCAAGTTTTCATTACTCACGCATTattagcaaattaaatttatccattattattaaaaattttatactgcaTTATAAAAACATGGAGCactaagtattaaataaattgactaAATATGATTCAACGGTCAATTTACTTTAATGgatacaaatatatttcaaccctacttttttttattcttatttaagcGTACATTTTGGTcagaatttgaaaaacaaattttcgtaaatattattaattattaaaagaaaaaaaaataacaccgATTGACGGTATAATTGCATGTGACTTTATCGAAGTAAAAACTGGCGATTATTTTGCTTCATTAATTGTAATCTACATAGTGggttgtatattttttcattcttaccttgaacaaattttaaaatttgttcgtACTGTTCTCGTGCTTGTCCTTCTTTCACTAAATCAATCTTATTTTGTAGTATAACAATATGTTTCAATTTCATGATTTCGATAGCTGCCAAGTGCTCCGATGTCTGCGGTTGTGGGCATGATTCATTgcccgctaaaaaaataatgtttacttataaacaattgaatttttggtaataagtaattattgctaattaaataatttttcaattaattaccaattaaTAGTAATGCTGCATCCATAACAGCAGCACCGTTAAGCATCGTAGCCATTAAAATATCGTGACCAGGACAATCAACAAATGAAACGTGCCGTACTAATTGAAATCGTCCTGAACAAGCTGGGCGGAAACAAGGAAATGAATCATCTTTGCTAGATCCACCGGAAATGTAACAAGTCGGACGTGGACATTTTGAGTTATCgcactgataaatttttgcatTTGCATAAcctaaaaatgatttattttaaaaattatttgttagtCTTCAAAAGCATCTTGTCCGCTTCGGACGACACATGTTATAATACTAttcaatcattaataaatataaaaaaaattctaattacgaaatatttttaggcttaaaatattaaaaaaagaaactaaaagATGATAAGCGAAAAGAGTAGATTTCTAGCTAAAACTACTGTGAACAACAATCAAAgtggtaaaaattattttaaaataaaaactagaAAAGAGAATCGAAGCTTATTTCATGCATttcaacgtttttttttttttttttttttttttttttttttatagaaatatgcTAGATCTTTCTATTTAAAAGTTGTTCAAGAAAAATCACGGAAATAGccctttttattatttcaaaagtttaaaatcgCCTTTGTTTCTAAACTAAGAGTGCATACGTAAAGGCTCTAGCTTTCGCTATATGGCAACACTTGGCTAGAGCTAGAGCATTTCTGAATTCACCCTaactgtcaaatttttttatccttaaacTTAATCTAACCAATTGcccaaatatatattcaactGTTCAGTAACTGGCATGAGTTAACGATTACCAGACGAGTCTTCATGTCAATGTAACATAGATCTTAAAGCCAATGGTGTGATCATGATTCTTATATTTGCTTCTTAGTCCACTTGTAGGATACattcttttaaaaagaaatgtaAGTTCGGAAGAACTTTTTCGAATGCCGCAAGAACGATCTAGATCGGTTCATTCATTATAAAGATATAAGAGGCTTACATCTACCCTGCTTAAAacatccgatagattcttatagctatatatttaagacgcgttttcatttgtttctctattcgcactcaactggataaacggtactatctctgttgcacttgtacattaaataggaactttgtccaagcttttctcgtaaacaaatggaagttatcaaaaaattgaagtgcacttcgctagttcgtagagtaaagcatcgggtctgtgtctttattttgcgtttagagcttttatttcagagaaaagctgggacaaaattatctgaaaatcGTTCTTAAGGCTCTATatttaactatagcactttttatagaactcattcattcttataaaatctctatgcgaatttatgagaatctattggattctatgaaattttttaaataggacacacacacacacacacacacacacacacacacacacacacacacacccaaTCGGACATAATTCTGAAAATGGTTCCGATGTTTCccaggacctcaaaacgtcgacatctgatgaaaactcgattttcgaaaatcagggtgaaaacaataaccactagtttttgaaaatttataattttcttagcggaaagttaaaaatcaataacttataaattaactactaacttcaggatcatcatAAAATGTAATGTGTTGTCGCAACGTGTGGTGGCATTTCTGTCACTATGAATACAATCACGTCGTCAGTTACAgagaacaaaattaaataaacttactggttgtgacatcttattacTACGTTAAGATAGTAAAGTTGAAACTGTACAGTATAGCATATTTAGCGCACAAGTACACTATAAGAGGCTGAATATATTTGACGCTTCCGATATGCCTCACAACGCTcgaaaattaaacttttaaatcagGTGTTGCAGCAAATATAttatagaataattttatgcAAGTTACACCATAAGAAGAAATACATAAGTCGGATTTCTGTGAAATTTAAGAAACAGGGGTaagactgaattttttatcttgtttattattctcgaaatttataataatagtaataataataataataataataataataataataataataataataataataataataataataataataataataatatcaatgataataataatcatcataatatttttatcttaagtTATTTAGTAGAACAAATTATGCTAATTCATGTTAAACAATCAaatagaattcattttttttctttttctaatttcaattattctcCAATTCTTTAACGAAATgttaaacataataattataaattcttttgaactttttatttttgttcatttaattaatcgcagacacaaaaattaaacaaacctATCAAGATATTCTAGCATTAACATCAACACTTAATAGCATTATTGAGCAATAATGTAACAatgtaagaaattatttattatttcatcgaAACATTTGCGCGCATTACAcagtatgaatttttttaagaaaattaaaagaaagaataaaaaaaaatattttttacgttaAAAAAGATATTGTCTACAACATTTAGCACCACATTGACATCTagtacgatttttaattttatcatcgtCGTCATTATTATACAATGATGGTAATTCTAAACGTTGTCTCCATAATGAATCACCGCTACAACTACTTCCGCCAATGCCTGAATTATATCCATCTTTGAAATTATCGACTACTCTACTACTTGCTTCACGCATATAGTCAAATGTAAtttcttcattaataaaaatatcacgtGTAGCAAACAATGCTAATTTAGGTAAATTAGGATCAAGACAATCGATCCATACTCCATAGACAGCGGCATTTGGATCACACGAGTGATTAATAAAGTGTGATATATTTCCATAAATTGCCGCGTCAACAGTGTAAGGGCAGTGTTCAGATTCATTGTAATCCagatcaaataaataagtacGCCCAGCTGCATCATATTCTTTCCCACGTTTTTCAGCTTCCTCATTTGTTATAACTTCACCTACATATTGCGTTATAAATGTAccttttttaatatgtttcgTTGTTTTAACACCCCACCCACGTCCATTTGTACGAAATATACATAGATTCAGATGTGAGCCACGTTGAACAACGCGATTTGGACATTGTTCGCTACAACGACAACGTTTGTTGCATTCGTAAATTGGTGTACCAGTTGGTACACGTACACGACATGAATTTGTGTAAGGAAATAAACTATCATTTTGTTGAAAACAACACGCACTATTAGCATTACATGATACACATTCACATCCGATTGGTGGTTCATCTGGAATAATAACACCAGCTCCAGGTAAATAGtcttctatataaaaaaaatccgttgGTGCTGATTCTAAATCAACATTATTTTCGATTTCAATGATCGGTTTACCATTTGTTAAACTATTTATCTCACGTTTCCAATCTTTAAGCGAATCCAATTGTTCACGACGCGCAGTACAGTacatcatatttaaaattccagtttttattttttcagttatttttttaatgtctatTATATTCGTCACTTCTTTAACAATATTTCCATTGTTcgtcttattttttatgacttcTTCGATATTACTTGCATTGTTCGCAATGTTGTTAGGTAAATTGCTTACATCACCATCTTCATTActtatatgattattaatttttaaatataatttgcaATTGCTAATtaattcatcattattaaaattaagattgTTCACTGACCGACTACGCTTAATCAATTGTTTCATGTAGTTTTCGACATCCACAATTGTaggataataattttctaattcaCGAAATTTGTTGAGtaaatcaatttgatttttttcataagcTTCAATTAAAGCAGAACAATCAGTTAAATTTGTTACCGGTTCCCATGTATTATGATCTAATGCccaatttttccattttatataataaatagcttcgttgtcttttatttttttatctaaaattttttcaacttcataaatatttgttttttttgcagttttttttttgtttttacccgattttttttttgatgttaATCCTTTTTTCACAGAGTTTGCtgtaatcaattttttgcATGCTAGTTTGCTTATGTCTTCTAGAAAAACGCAACATTGTTTAAGTTCGATATTTTGAATGATGGGCTCAATTGTTTCGGAGATTGTTGGTGATGGAGATGGAGTCGGTGCTGGTGTTAATGGATCAATTATAAGTAActgattgtttattttatttggttcGGTGGTAGCTGGAGTTGTTACATCAAGATGGGAACGTTTTGGCGCCGGTGGTGGTGGAGTTATACTTGATCTTGTACGTGATGTTGATCTTGTACGTTTGGAAGATAGTGGCGGCATATCACTCGTATCGTCTTGTCCAGGTACATCTGCCAATTCGCCGGTCGTCGTCTCAGCTGCACGTGCTTCTGCAATGCCAAACATTGAAAATTGGCGTCAttcttttttgtttcatattttttttcttttcaagctttttttattattttttttttctttgttttaagTTATCCCTGCACACACCGGCTGCCAGTTTTATttcgatttatatatttatgcatatatatttttatattgtttattggtaattttaatttttagcacTTTGATGCAAATCATTTGAATCCTCTTCAAAATCTTcgtagaaatattttttaacgcttttaaatataagtttCAAAAGatcacaaataattttacgaggggtgttataaatattaaaaaaatttttaggaagTAATTATAGTTGATTACTTATTGAATATTACTGCAATTTGTGGTCATGTTAAAACAAACTATGAATGATTaagtaacaataatattggttcaattgatatttttttgttcatgttctttccttttttttatgtttattttaaatggataattaatgaattaaaatcgaaaaaaaatgacttaccGAGTTTGATAGTGATATTACGTTCGAGTTCATTCTTGAAACGTACAGTTTGAACGCCAGATATTGCTTTGACAATGGTCGATTTTCCGTGAGCTACATGACCAATTGTGCCTGggattttacataaaaataatataattattcgattaCTTAGATCTAgtagatataattatacaaatgaaattttaaacatgAGTTTTGcgattatataaataaatgcgaTTTTTACTACacgaattgaaattttattgttatttgaatataatactcgtgtaatattttaatgatatttattgttattttgaggtatatttttgtatagtaTATGTACAGTATATATTATGAATAACCAATTATCTTTTTAGAAACGTagatttacatatttttcaaGTCTTATTTATAGTTAGTAAACatgttaaaaaagttaatttaaaaaatagtatgtaAGTAAGTGTGATATAATAAGCAAAAGTTCAAGGCATATGGGAGGTTGTTTGCAAAGTAAATGATCACTTTCCTCGACTATCAAAGTGTTGGTTGtgatttactttattttatattttattcttatgaaaaatatttgttttgttcAATTAAACAATGTAAGAAACACCAATTATCGTTCAAAGGTGTTGATACTGATGCAATAATTCTAGTAGATAgcgattttatatattttaatgggGATATAATTAACGTTGTAATAAATGACAAAACTATAGTTGTGAaactttttgttaataattaatatggcGTTAAGATTCTCATCtaacaaaagaaatttttattattaaaaaaaatcgtcaaCTGGCTCAGGAGATATTTGTAACCGacaaattagaaaaaaaaaaaaaaaactttttataatattttacttttcgagaattcttttgaaattagtctcaaaatgaatttttccaaaatcttCACTTTTAAAGAAgatcatattattttgtaattaaataaatcagtaaaAGTATGCATCgtattaaaaactatcaaCGTATTTTGTAAAATCCCGACTTTCTTAATAGATTCTTGTggtaagttaaaaatgaattattcaacCAAATTGAGTAAATAAGGTCTTATTTTCTATCTTTaatacactgaaaaattattctcaattAAAATGCTATAATACCATAATAAATCCGGACCATGTTGGTCGCTTGACGGAAATTCCGACAAAAATATTACGAAAATGATCATATAGCCATAGTTctttttaatacatatttaattcaattttcgtTAGGTGGCCGAAATAATCTAGCTTTACGATGAGAAAATAGCATTTCCACCAAGAACAATTGCTCTGTGTAGTTTGTCTCTAATAAGAgctacaattataataattaaacgatatttgaaattaagaACGTCATCAATCgttttgcaattaaaaaagaaaatatttttaaagtttgtcTTTGTCACTGGCTTAATAGGAACacttctttaaatttatttaaaaaaaacgtttaataatttttccatcgtgaaaaattaaaaatcaataactaaaaaatttctttccacCAATGAGTGCACATGTTAAATGATTCATCATAAaccaataatatatataatggttcaaaatattccattaaaacaaacttttaaaaatgggTTGAGATGACTACATggcttctaataatttttcaacaattttattcattCTACCGAATATTTATccctcataaatatttaaacttcaattattaattaacaactaTTATATTAATCTACAGTATgcattataagtttttttttttttttttttcaagattataaggtaaatgtcccaataccggaacgacgaagggtatatgactgatttttatcgttttaaaaatattcaaataaatcataaaccaaaataatttattacatcatatagaatagacatttaccaatttaaaaataatcaaataagttcatttttcttaaatttaatataaaaaaaaaatttttttctatgacacccaaaagacccaataccggaacgctgaaatagccttgtcccaatacgggaattcggttgtcctaataccggaacagtaaataaaataagttattttttgcatttattcatggtgaaaatatgaataattattaaataatattaatgtaaaacgagtatgaatgtagcagacatcagagaactttaaaattataaataagataaataattaaaaaaataatatttacaaaaaaagcactattaatttcaaaattttttgaattcgcatttttttaaattttatattattaattatttactcgatttattaataattttaaatttgtctgatgtctgctatatcacacccataatgtaaaatgtatttaaaatttaaaaatgattgaatattcaatgaaaataaatattttgaactaaagaatagaaacaatataaatcatttgaggttatactagaaaaataatttaaaaaaaaactaaaaacaaaaatttattctttatgatttaaattagagtttatctatacttaatttattttttataagaattatacatactgcattaaatattagggctccagtaataattaatattgtacttgatttagccagtcaataaaactcaccgttaatgtctatcgataacattaatatgattggctgttccggtactgggcacgggttcattttggtgtaccaatagacgaacagtcaaattaatataataatactatttttttcatatttttaatatgttttcttgaattttatgtcattcaagatgcatatacaaaaaaaaattattgaaaagtaattctatgaattttctataagcttaagaccattgactgatttcttagcaaaaccattaagagacatgaaaaagtcatgaatccgagactattgctctaattaacatttttttttttcatatttgaaatattttctaaaatctattttatatcttattttttaactgaaagattaaggtttcaaataaagaaagttttatttagtttcatcgcgtacgagtagaaatataatataatgattatcaaatcgttccggtattgggtcttgttccggtattgggacatttaccttaagtaataaaaattaaattttttgataattacaaaaaaatatactgtcTGCTCTAATCGTAACTCAACATAAACAGTTTGTATTATCGTATATTACTTTACTAGTTAATATTATGCATttgaagatcggaacgtttttcgcgcaacgataatgaaaaaaatttatgtattttgacTATTTAAAGGTGACTTAAGAGGTAGTTCCGACGGTTGGGGATGGCCTGCAGTTTTAGCTGATATCTTAGTACCAAAGCGAAACATTTTAGAAATCTAGATCCACTAGACTTTGTACAATtcatttcgtttttttattttcgttccgCGAGAACCGTTTCGATCTTCAGatacatttgatattttaattaataaaacttaaatctctttttttatgctagatgaaaatttaatattgcataaaaattaatgaaaatcgatctagagaaaataaaaaattaatagaaatacaTGTAACAACGATAAATTatctctttaaatatttatttcaaatctgATTGGTATCCATCATattttagtgataaaaatgatataggtaatacttaaaaatatttcaagacaTTTTGAAAACTATCACCAGACAAAATAGTAAGTAATCGACAAACTACATAAAGCTTTTTATGAATCAATTAAATGTGAAGTTAATTCTTGTGGAAAATTCGgattagttataaatataaatatatatataaattattttaattttttttaccgataTTAATCGTTGCCTGACGACTGATGACTTCAGCTGACAAAGCTGTTAGCTTACTCGTAtcctaaaatataaattttaattataagtaaatacaaaaataacatactaaaataaaaaaagggtttgccaataaattttaaacagtaaaataaatgttataatctgaaatttttaaggttaaaaattatgaaaaaagaaaaaaaaagtgagaaatttaaaattccttgaatgatttaaataattattaagtaggagaatgaattaatgattgataaaaaCATTACCAATGTAGCTAAATTCTGCTGCGTTTTGTGTTGTACTGCTACACCTTCATCACCAcccattattttatgatttttttttaatgttcaagatatatatctatagtatatattaaaatgaaaagaacACGTTACTCTGGTGAGAAATGAGCtctttttatagataaaaaaaagttattattaattaattttaacactgAAC encodes:
- the LOC103577289 gene encoding histone-lysine N-methyltransferase SUV39H2 isoform X1 is translated as MGGDEGVAVQHKTQQNLATLDTSKLTALSAEVISRQATINIGTIGHVAHGKSTIVKAISGVQTVRFKNELERNITIKLEARAAETTTGELADVPGQDDTSDMPPLSSKRTRSTSRTRSSITPPPPAPKRSHLDVTTPATTEPNKINNQLLIIDPLTPAPTPSPSPTISETIEPIIQNIELKQCCVFLEDISKLACKKLITANSVKKGLTSKKKSGKNKKKTAKKTNIYEVEKILDKKIKDNEAIYYIKWKNWALDHNTWEPVTNLTDCSALIEAYEKNQIDLLNKFRELENYYPTIVDVENYMKQLIKRSRSVNNLNFNNDELISNCKLYLKINNHISNEDGDVSNLPNNIANNASNIEEVIKNKTNNGNIVKEVTNIIDIKKITEKIKTGILNMMYCTARREQLDSLKDWKREINSLTNGKPIIEIENNVDLESAPTDFFYIEDYLPGAGVIIPDEPPIGCECVSCNANSACCFQQNDSLFPYTNSCRVRVPTGTPIYECNKRCRCSEQCPNRVVQRGSHLNLCIFRTNGRGWGVKTTKHIKKGTFITQYVGEVITNEEAEKRGKEYDAAGRTYLFDLDYNESEHCPYTVDAAIYGNISHFINHSCDPNAAVYGVWIDCLDPNLPKLALFATRDIFINEEITFDYMREASSRVVDNFKDGYNSGIGGSSCSGDSLWRQRLELPSLYNNDDDDKIKNRTRCQCGAKCCRQYLF